In Caballeronia insecticola, one DNA window encodes the following:
- a CDS encoding porin, with amino-acid sequence MKKNILATAALAAFAATAATSAHAQSSVTLYGIIDAGISYVNNAARTGGSDSLVKYDDGVAQGSRWGLKGSEDLGGGLKAIFTLENGFNSGTGTLGQGGAEFGRQAYVGIAKNDVGSLTFGRQYSFSTDYLGGNYSIGGQTVAGNYAYHINDVDQLTSSRINNAVKFSSASFYGVTFGAMYGFSNQAGAFAGAPNTTVGTTTVAGSSRAYSFGLNYKAGPFGIGAAYTDIHYPGAATPAFSTNLANIATGGTKDLRTFGIGANYAFGAATVFGLWTNTRFEPITGASSKLNAFDIGGKYNFTSALTAGLGYTYMDLTDNFKGHWHQVDASVDYALSKRTDVYALAIYQKASGSNNGVENQAQIGSATSYFGSSGLGENNQLAFRVGIRHKF; translated from the coding sequence TTGAAGAAGAACATCTTGGCGACCGCCGCGCTCGCCGCATTTGCCGCCACCGCCGCCACGTCCGCGCACGCACAAAGCAGCGTCACCTTGTACGGCATCATCGACGCGGGTATCAGCTACGTCAACAACGCCGCCCGCACCGGTGGCAGCGATTCGCTCGTCAAGTACGACGACGGCGTCGCGCAAGGCAGCCGCTGGGGCCTCAAAGGCTCGGAAGACCTGGGCGGCGGCCTGAAGGCGATCTTCACGTTGGAGAACGGCTTCAACAGCGGCACCGGCACGCTCGGTCAGGGCGGCGCGGAATTCGGCCGTCAGGCATATGTCGGTATCGCGAAGAACGACGTCGGCTCGCTCACGTTCGGCCGTCAATACTCGTTCTCGACCGACTACCTCGGCGGCAACTACTCGATCGGCGGCCAGACCGTCGCGGGCAACTATGCTTACCACATCAACGACGTCGATCAGTTGACGTCGAGCCGCATCAACAACGCGGTCAAGTTCAGCAGCGCGAGCTTCTACGGCGTGACGTTCGGTGCGATGTACGGCTTCTCGAATCAGGCCGGCGCATTCGCGGGCGCACCGAACACGACCGTCGGCACGACGACCGTCGCCGGTTCGTCGCGTGCCTACAGCTTCGGTTTGAACTACAAGGCGGGTCCGTTCGGCATCGGCGCGGCGTACACCGACATCCACTATCCGGGCGCGGCGACGCCGGCGTTCAGCACGAACCTCGCGAACATCGCGACCGGCGGCACGAAGGACTTGCGCACGTTCGGTATCGGCGCGAACTACGCGTTCGGCGCCGCGACGGTCTTCGGCCTCTGGACCAACACGCGCTTCGAGCCGATCACCGGCGCGAGCTCCAAGCTCAACGCGTTCGATATCGGCGGCAAGTACAACTTCACCTCGGCGCTGACGGCCGGTCTCGGTTACACGTACATGGACCTGACCGACAACTTCAAGGGCCACTGGCACCAGGTCGACGCGAGCGTGGACTACGCGCTTTCGAAGCGCACCGATGTCTACGCGCTCGCGATCTACCAGAAGGCTTCGGGCTCGAACAACGGCGTCGAGAATCAGGCGCAGATCGGTTCGGCGACGAGCTATTTCGGCAGCTCGGGCCTGGGCGAGAACAATCAGCTCGCGTTCCGCGTCGGCATTCGTCACAAGTTCTGA
- a CDS encoding nuclear transport factor 2 family protein, with the protein MDETGIRALEERLKQAMLKSDVAALDALLADDLSFVDATGKVWTKADDLNGHRYGMQRIEKIDVEEQSVRVYGAFAVTVTRVALSGTFAGAPFAGSLRYTRTWGDIGGTWRVVAAQCGLAPF; encoded by the coding sequence ATGGACGAGACCGGAATCCGCGCACTGGAAGAGCGCCTGAAGCAGGCGATGTTGAAGTCGGACGTGGCGGCGCTGGACGCGCTGCTCGCCGACGACCTGAGTTTCGTCGATGCGACCGGCAAGGTCTGGACGAAAGCGGACGATCTGAACGGGCATCGCTACGGCATGCAGCGCATCGAGAAGATCGATGTCGAAGAGCAGAGCGTGCGGGTGTACGGCGCCTTCGCGGTGACCGTCACGCGCGTGGCGCTTTCGGGGACGTTCGCGGGTGCGCCGTTCGCGGGCAGCCTGCGCTACACGCGAACCTGGGGCGACATTGGCGGGACATGGCGTGTCGTGGCCGCGCAATGCGGCCTCGCGCCGTTCTGA
- a CDS encoding succinylglutamate desuccinylase/aspartoacylase family protein — MQTKTHPLISPTLGTSRTITSFHYGPGGGQKIYIQSSLHADELPGMLVAWRLRRHLAEFEAAGKLRGEVVIVPVPNPIGLNQFLHGQLMGRFETNSGHNFNRNFHDLAALVAPRIEARLGADAEANKLAVRAAMKEALDEQTPHTELESQRLALQKLSFDADVVLDLHCDLDAALHLYTNPDIWDEVEPLARYLDAKASLLALNSVGNPFDEIHSFCWSDLRQRYGERFPIPNAGISVTVELRSQHDVSYELAEKDAQGIVNYLIQRGVIDAPVPEQPPLAFPATPLAGAEPIVAPVSGVLVFRAQVGAFIEAGEPIADVVDPLTDTVTTLKCTTSGVMYARHIMRFASAGLEVARIAGAKAYRTGSLLSA; from the coding sequence ATGCAAACCAAAACCCATCCCCTGATCTCGCCGACGCTCGGCACTTCCCGCACCATCACGAGCTTTCACTACGGCCCCGGCGGCGGCCAGAAAATCTATATCCAGTCCTCGTTGCATGCGGACGAACTGCCCGGCATGCTCGTCGCGTGGCGTCTGCGCCGCCATCTCGCCGAATTCGAGGCTGCGGGCAAGCTGCGCGGCGAAGTGGTGATCGTGCCGGTGCCGAATCCGATCGGCCTGAACCAGTTCCTGCACGGCCAGTTGATGGGCCGCTTCGAGACCAACAGCGGCCACAACTTCAACCGCAATTTCCACGATCTCGCCGCGCTGGTCGCGCCGCGCATCGAAGCGCGCCTCGGCGCGGATGCCGAGGCGAACAAGCTCGCCGTGCGCGCCGCGATGAAAGAGGCGCTCGACGAGCAAACGCCGCACACCGAGCTCGAATCGCAACGCCTCGCGCTTCAGAAGCTGTCCTTCGATGCCGATGTCGTGCTCGACCTGCACTGCGATCTCGACGCCGCGCTGCATCTCTACACGAATCCGGATATTTGGGACGAAGTCGAGCCGCTCGCGCGCTATCTCGACGCGAAAGCGTCGTTGCTCGCGCTGAATTCGGTCGGCAATCCGTTCGACGAGATTCACAGCTTCTGCTGGTCGGACCTGCGCCAGCGTTATGGCGAGCGTTTCCCGATTCCGAACGCCGGCATTTCGGTGACGGTGGAATTGCGCAGCCAGCATGACGTGTCGTATGAACTCGCCGAGAAAGACGCGCAAGGCATCGTCAATTATCTGATTCAGCGCGGCGTAATCGATGCGCCCGTGCCCGAACAGCCGCCGCTCGCGTTTCCGGCCACGCCGCTCGCGGGTGCAGAGCCGATCGTCGCGCCGGTGTCGGGCGTGCTCGTGTTCCGCGCGCAAGTGGGCGCGTTCATTGAGGCCGGCGAGCCGATCGCGGACGTCGTCGATCCGCTCACCGACACCGTCACCACGCTCAAATGCACGACCTCGGGCGTGATGTACGCGCGGCACATCATGCGTTTCGCGTCGGCGGGGCTCGAAGTCGCGCGCATCGCGGGCGCGAAGGCGTATCGCACGGGATCGCTGCTCTCGGCCTGA
- a CDS encoding ABC transporter substrate-binding protein: MKKLLAALTMSLLAATSLTAVTSAQAKDYSTIRFGVDASYPPFESKGSDGKLVGFDIDLGNEICSRLKAKCVWVENDFDGMIPALKAKKFDGVLSSMSMTPQRAEQIAFSSKLFNTPTRLVAKKGSNILPTADSLKGKNVGVEQGTIQETYAKTYWAPKGVTVTPYQNQDQVYADLTSGRLDAALQDAVQAEIGFLKTPRGNGFDFAGKDIVDPKILGNGAGIGLRKEDTDLKTQIDKAIADIIKDGTYKKLEKKYFDFDVYGS, from the coding sequence GTGAAGAAACTGCTCGCGGCACTGACGATGTCCCTTCTCGCCGCCACGTCGCTCACCGCCGTCACGTCCGCGCAGGCGAAGGACTATTCGACGATCCGTTTCGGCGTCGATGCAAGCTATCCCCCGTTCGAATCGAAAGGTTCCGACGGCAAGCTGGTCGGTTTCGACATCGATCTCGGCAACGAGATCTGCTCGCGCCTGAAAGCCAAGTGCGTGTGGGTGGAGAACGATTTCGACGGCATGATCCCCGCGCTCAAGGCGAAGAAGTTCGACGGCGTGCTCTCGTCGATGTCCATGACGCCGCAACGCGCCGAGCAAATCGCCTTCTCGAGCAAGCTCTTCAACACGCCGACGCGCCTCGTCGCGAAAAAGGGCAGCAACATTCTGCCGACGGCTGACAGCCTGAAGGGCAAGAACGTTGGCGTCGAACAAGGCACGATCCAGGAAACCTACGCGAAAACCTACTGGGCGCCGAAGGGCGTGACGGTCACGCCGTACCAGAATCAGGATCAGGTGTACGCCGATCTGACCTCGGGCCGCCTCGACGCAGCGCTGCAAGACGCCGTGCAAGCCGAAATCGGCTTCCTGAAGACGCCGCGCGGCAACGGTTTCGACTTCGCGGGCAAGGATATCGTCGATCCGAAGATCCTCGGCAACGGCGCGGGCATCGGTCTGCGCAAGGAAGACACGGATCTCAAGACGCAGATCGACAAGGCGATCGCCGACATCATCAAGGACGGCACCTACAAGAAGCTCGAGAAGAAGTATTTCGACTTCGACGTGTACGGCAGCTAA
- a CDS encoding MDR family MFS transporter, whose protein sequence is MTSLNQTAVAGSHPPDETGLATKPPVGLLFAALLLVMLLGALDQTIVSTALPTIVGDLGGLDNLSWVVTSYLLSSTIVVPLYGKFGDQFGRKVVLQASILIFLAGSILCGIAQNMTQLIALRALQGLGGGGLMVVTMAAIADVIPPAERGRFQGLFGGVYGLATVVGPLVGGFLVEHLSWRWIFYINLPLGVIALAVIQLVFKPHTAHVNHRVDYMGAGFLAAALTCIILFTSEGGTLLPWTSPQLWCTLALGLICLGGFVYEERLAAEPIMPLSLFKERTFVLAGLIGFIVGCAMFGAVTFLPLYLQVVKGSTPSQAGLQITPMMGGVLLSSIVSGRVISRIGKYRFFPIAGTALVSTALLLLSTLRLDTPLWTMNLYMALLGCGLGMVMQVLVLAVQNVVEFRMMGVATSSATLFRSIGGSVGVAAFGAIFSNSLRGRLEALVPAGTELPQSLGPQAVAHLPAALRDDYLHAFASSMHTVYLVAACVALLAFALSWFLKDHPLRKR, encoded by the coding sequence GTCGGGCTGCTGTTCGCGGCGCTTCTGCTCGTCATGCTGCTCGGCGCGCTCGACCAGACCATCGTGTCGACGGCGCTGCCGACCATCGTCGGCGATCTCGGCGGGCTCGACAACCTGTCGTGGGTCGTTACGTCGTATCTGCTCAGTTCGACGATCGTCGTGCCGCTTTACGGCAAATTCGGCGATCAGTTCGGCCGCAAGGTCGTGCTGCAAGCGTCGATCCTGATTTTCCTCGCCGGCTCGATTCTCTGCGGCATCGCGCAGAACATGACGCAGCTGATCGCGTTGCGCGCCTTGCAGGGCCTGGGCGGCGGCGGACTGATGGTGGTCACGATGGCCGCCATCGCCGACGTCATCCCGCCCGCCGAGCGCGGCCGCTTTCAGGGCCTTTTCGGCGGCGTGTACGGGCTCGCGACTGTCGTCGGGCCGCTAGTCGGCGGCTTTCTCGTCGAGCATCTGTCGTGGCGCTGGATCTTCTACATCAACCTGCCGCTCGGCGTGATCGCGCTCGCGGTCATCCAGCTCGTGTTCAAGCCGCACACCGCGCACGTCAACCATCGCGTCGACTATATGGGCGCCGGCTTTCTCGCGGCGGCGCTCACCTGCATCATCCTGTTCACGAGCGAAGGCGGCACGCTCCTGCCGTGGACCTCGCCGCAGCTCTGGTGCACGCTCGCGCTCGGGCTTATCTGCCTGGGCGGCTTCGTCTACGAAGAGCGGCTCGCCGCCGAACCGATCATGCCGCTGTCGCTCTTCAAGGAGCGCACTTTCGTGCTGGCGGGGCTGATCGGCTTTATCGTCGGCTGCGCAATGTTCGGCGCGGTCACGTTCCTGCCGCTCTATTTGCAGGTCGTGAAGGGCTCGACGCCGTCGCAAGCCGGCCTGCAGATCACGCCGATGATGGGCGGCGTGCTGCTCTCGTCGATTGTGAGCGGACGCGTGATCAGCCGGATCGGCAAGTATCGCTTCTTTCCGATCGCGGGCACGGCGCTCGTCAGCACGGCGCTGCTGCTGCTCTCCACGCTGCGCCTCGACACGCCGCTCTGGACCATGAACCTCTACATGGCGCTCCTGGGCTGCGGGCTCGGCATGGTGATGCAGGTGCTGGTGCTCGCGGTGCAGAACGTCGTCGAATTCCGGATGATGGGCGTGGCCACCTCCAGCGCGACGCTGTTTCGTTCGATCGGCGGCTCGGTCGGCGTGGCGGCGTTCGGCGCGATCTTCAGCAACAGTCTGCGCGGGCGGCTGGAAGCGCTCGTGCCGGCGGGCACGGAACTGCCGCAATCGCTCGGTCCGCAGGCGGTCGCGCATCTGCCTGCCGCGCTGCGCGACGACTATCTGCACGCCTTCGCGAGTTCGATGCACACGGTTTATCTCGTCGCCGCGTGCGTCGCGCTGCTCGCGTTCGCGCTGTCGTGGTTTCTGAAGGATCATCCGCTCCGGAAACGGTGA